The sequence TCGCGGAGTCCTCGTATTCCGCGTCGACCACGTCCCCCTCCGGCGCCTTCCCCGGCTCCGCGCCCGGGGCGTCCCCGCCCGGGGGGGCGGCGGACGCCTGCTTGTACATGTGCTCTGCGAGGGCGTGGGACTCCTTGATGAGCTTGTCGGCCGCCGCGCGGAGGACCGCCTCGTCGTCCGACTTCAACGCCTCCTTCGCCTCGGCGACCGCG comes from Deltaproteobacteria bacterium and encodes:
- a CDS encoding Hsp70 family protein, whose protein sequence is RKAGIEARNHLDSLVYNTEKTLRENKEKVPAETAAKVETAVAEAKEALKSDDEAVLRAAADKLIKESHALAEHMYKQASAAPPGGDAPGAEPGKAPEGDVVDAEYEDSAKK